ATGCCGCCTCGCTCTCGCCCGGAAAGCCGACGATGAAGGAGGTTCGTATCACCACCTCCGGAATCCGCCGCCGGACGCGCTCCAGCAGCCTGTGCAAGCCATCGGCCGAGCGTTCCCGGCGCATCGCGCGCAGAACCTGATCGTCGCCATGCTGAAGCGGTATGTCGATATATTTTACCACCTGGGGTAGTTCCGCGATGGTTTCCAGCAACTCATCGGTTACAAAGTTAGGATAACAGTAGAGCAGGCGAATCCAGTGGATACCATCCACCGTCGCCAATTGGCGCAGCAATGCGGCCAGGCTGCTGGCGGGTCGCAGGTCGCGTCCGTACGCGGTCAAATCCTGGGCGATCAGATTGATTTCACGCACCCCACGTGCCGCCATCTGCGCCACCTCGGCGACAATCTCTCGCGGCGGGCGGCTTTCGTGGCGTCCCCGAATGGAGGGAATGATGCAAAAAGCACAACGATGGTCGCAGCCCTCGGAGACCTTGACGTAAGCAGTATAAAACGGCGTGCTCGCCACCCGCGCCATCGCAGCGCTGGGCAGTAGATGAGCGGCGCCGGCGTAGGCGAGGGCTTGATGCTCGGGAGCCTGGGTGCGGCGCAGCAGCTCAGGCAGTTCCAGGAAATTGCCGGTCCCGACGAAGATATCGACCTCAGGCAGCAATTCGCGCAATTCCTCGCCATAGCGCTGCGACAAACAGCCTGCGACTACCAGCCGGCGGCCTTCGCTCTGGCGCTTGAGTTCGGCGGCCTCCAGCACCGCATCGATCGATTCTTTCTTGGCCGATTCGATAAAGGCGCAAGTGTTGACGACCAGGACCTGGGCTTGCGCCGGGTCCAGACTGATCTCGAAGCCGGCCTGGGTCAACGCGCCCAGCATCAACTCGCTGTCGACCAGATTTTTGGGACAGCCCAGGCTGACCAGATGGACTTTTTCCATAACCTCAAAACATCGCTAGAATTTTGCACCCTTGGCGCCGCGGTTGGCGATCTTGCGTGCGAGGTACTTTAGCACTCCGCATGGACCCCGGCGCTCGCCGGTCATCCACAAGCGCTGGTGGAGTGCCGCGCTCGCGCAACAATCGAATCTGTCCACCTATCAAGGCAAGTATCTCTACTCTTGGCCCCCAGGTGGTGCAATCGCCTCCTCAGCGGGGTGTCGCGCCGGCCGCGGGAGCCGCGATTATGTCGGTACCGGGCGGGACTGTGAATTGGAATAGCGAGGCCGCCAGCGGCCGGTTGCGGTGCACGTTGGTGAAGACCAGGGAAGTCTTGTTGCCCAAGCCGTCGGTCAGGGTCACGGTGCGTAAGTCGTAGCTGTTCGGACCCACTCCCAGCACCAGCCGTTGGCCACCCCCTTTGGGCACCAGTGCCACCTGAAGCAGGCGACCGCTCTGGTCTTCGATGGGAGGCATCATGGTGGCGTTGAAATCGCGCTGCAAGTTGCCAAAGCCGAGCAGAAAGGCGACTGGGGCTGCGGATTGAAAAGCCCGTGCCAGCGGCATCTCCAAGACCTGTTGCAAGTCGGGCTGGTAGTCATAGACCTGATGGCCGTCGGAGACAATGGTCTCGCGATGGGGCGGGTTGAACTCCCAGCGAAAGCGCCCAGGTTTCTGATAATCCACGTGGCCGCTGCGTAGCGCGCGGTTGCCGCTGATACCGGCGATCTCTTCGGCGAAATCGGCGCTTAAAGTATGGGTTGACTGATAGTGGGTCTGAATTCGATTCAAAAGTCGCGCTAACCCGGCCGGCTCCGGCGCAGTGGTGGCGCTCCATCCGGCCACCCCTCCAAAGAGGGTCAGGATTGTCAGTCCCAGGCCGCAGCCGATAGTTGACAATTCGAGATGGCGTAACGATCGCATGGCAAGTGACTTTCCGGGCCACGAATGGCTGGTTGGGCCGTCATGCTCGGCTTCAACAATAGCGCGAGCGGCCGGCCATATAAACCGCGGGTGTGGCCGAGCGCAGGATTTTCACAAAGTTCGGCCCACCGCCGACCACAACGCCTCGCGCATTGCCGGCTCCGGCGCCGCCACCCCGTTTATCAATTCGAAAGCAATTACTCCCTGACCCAGCAGCATCCCGATTCCGTCGGCAGTGGCAAGGCCGCGGGCGCGGGCGGGTTTTAGGAACGAGGTGGTCTCACGGCGGTAAATCAGGTCATAGAACAGACAATCATCGGACGCCGCATCGTAGGCCAGTTCCGGAAAAGGCTCGCCCTGAAGGCCTATCGAGGTGGCGTTGATGACGGCCGCGGCCGACGCGATCAAGCTGGGATTGGCCAGGTCGGCCAGCCCGACAATCTCCAAATCAAGGCTGGGAAAACGGCGGCCCAGGCGCACTGCGCGGGCACGGGTACGATTGGCCAGATAAACCCGTTCCACGCCTGCGCGTTGCAAGGCCAGCAGCGCCGAGGCGGCGCCGCCGCCCGCACCGATCAGAACCACCTGACGCCCTCTGAGGCGGGTTCCAAGGCGTTGCAGATCGAGTTGTAACCCGCGAGCGTCGGTGTTGTCGCCCACCAATCGTCCGGCGCGATTGACGATACAGTTGACCACGCCCAGCAGGCGCGCTTCGTCACTCAACTCCGACAGTTGGCGGGCGGCGCGTTCCTTGTGGGGGACCGTGATATTGACCCCAAGGATACCCAGTCCTACCACCCCCCGTAGGGCGGCCTTGAGGCCGGCGGCGGGGACGTGAAAG
This Candidatus Binataceae bacterium DNA region includes the following protein-coding sequences:
- the rimO gene encoding 30S ribosomal protein S12 methylthiotransferase RimO, which codes for MEKVHLVSLGCPKNLVDSELMLGALTQAGFEISLDPAQAQVLVVNTCAFIESAKKESIDAVLEAAELKRQSEGRRLVVAGCLSQRYGEELRELLPEVDIFVGTGNFLELPELLRRTQAPEHQALAYAGAAHLLPSAAMARVASTPFYTAYVKVSEGCDHRCAFCIIPSIRGRHESRPPREIVAEVAQMAARGVREINLIAQDLTAYGRDLRPASSLAALLRQLATVDGIHWIRLLYCYPNFVTDELLETIAELPQVVKYIDIPLQHGDDQVLRAMRRERSADGLHRLLERVRRRIPEVVIRTSFIVGFPGESEAAFSRLVDFVRQEQFDRVGVFTYSREENTAAYDLGPQVESRVKRARRARLMTVQAEIAAARNQRYLGQEMEILVESQAETQPTRLRGRSAGQAPDIDGLVFARGRAQPGEFVRVRIERALTYDLHAAVIEPTQTPSRMVSHA
- a CDS encoding outer membrane lipoprotein carrier protein LolA; protein product: MRSLRHLELSTIGCGLGLTILTLFGGVAGWSATTAPEPAGLARLLNRIQTHYQSTHTLSADFAEEIAGISGNRALRSGHVDYQKPGRFRWEFNPPHRETIVSDGHQVYDYQPDLQQVLEMPLARAFQSAAPVAFLLGFGNLQRDFNATMMPPIEDQSGRLLQVALVPKGGGQRLVLGVGPNSYDLRTVTLTDGLGNKTSLVFTNVHRNRPLAASLFQFTVPPGTDIIAAPAAGATPR
- the aroE gene encoding shikimate dehydrogenase, translated to MKSAAVPVLERATCTLSGTTEVAGVIGDPIAHSLSPVMHNAAYAALAMNRVYVPFHVPAAGLKAALRGVVGLGILGVNITVPHKERAARQLSELSDEARLLGVVNCIVNRAGRLVGDNTDARGLQLDLQRLGTRLRGRQVVLIGAGGGAASALLALQRAGVERVYLANRTRARAVRLGRRFPSLDLEIVGLADLANPSLIASAAAVINATSIGLQGEPFPELAYDAASDDCLFYDLIYRRETTSFLKPARARGLATADGIGMLLGQGVIAFELINGVAAPEPAMREALWSAVGRTL